The Cloacibacterium sp. TD35 region AGAAGATTTTGAAAAAACTTGGGACAAAATCCAAGAAGAAATGGCAGAGCAAAAAGTTTTCATTAAAACTCCTAAAAAACTCACCGAAAAACAAAAGGAATTTGTTAAAAAATATTTTGACGAAGAAGTAGAAAGCAACGTCATTCCTATTCTGCTTCAAGACCATGTACCACTGCCTTATTTGCGAGAAAAAAGCCTATATCTAGGCATTGCAATGCGCAGAAAAGATTGGAAATTCAGCACTAAATTCGCCATTATAGAAGTTCCGACCAGAGCCAATGGAAGATTTGTCATTTTGCCACCAGAAAATCCTGAAGAAACTGACATAATGCTTCTAGAAGATGTTATCGCCTTTAATTTACCGCACATTTTCTCCTATTTCGGGTATGATGATTTCAAAGCAAATTCTTTTAAGGTGACCAAAGATGCAGAATTTGACCTCGATAATGACATCAGAACCAGCTTTGTAGAAAAAATTGAAAAAGGAATTAAATCTAGAAGAAAAGGAAAACCTACCCGTTTTGTTTTTGACAAAGACATGGATAAATCTTTGGTGGAATTTCTCATCAAAAAACTCAATCTTACCAAAAGAGACAGCATTATTCCAGGGCAAAAAATTCATAATTTCAGACATTTTATGGATTTTCCTGATGTTTTTAAAAATTATGAAAAACCAATAGAGAGAAGTTCTTTTACGCATCCAGAATTTGACCATGAAGGCAGAATTACAGATGTTATCGTAAAAAAAGATGTGCTTCTTACCTTTCCTTATCACACTTTTACACCAGTTATTGACTTGCTGAGAGAAGCTGCAATGGATCCTGATGTAAAGTCTATTCAAATCACGGCTTACAGATTAGCCAGCAATTCTAAAATTGTAAACGCATTGATTAATGCCGTGAGAAACGGAAAAGAAGTCACCGTAATGCTAGAATTACGCGCAAGATTTGATGAAGAAAATAACCTAGAATGGAAAGAAAGGTTAGAAGAAGAAGGTGTAAAAGTTCTAGTGGGATTACCGAATAAAAAAGTGCATGCAAAACTCTGTGTCATCAAAAAAAGAGTGAACAATAAGACCATTCAATATGGATTTGTAAGCACTGGAAACCTCAACGAAAAAACAGCTAAAATCTATGTAGACCATTTGCTCATGACTTCTAACAGAGCAATTATGGCAGATATTAATAAAGTTTTTAATGTATTCAGAAAACCAAAAATAGACCCCGTTTTAGCATTGAAATCTTGCAATCATTTATTGGTTTGTCCACACTTCATGAGAGAAAAAATTGTTTGGCATATTGATAAAGAAATTGAAGAAGCAAAAGCAGGCAGAAAAGCCGAAATGATTATAAAAGTAAATTCACTTTCTGATAAAGGTCTAATTAAAAAACTTTATGAAGCAGCGGAAGCTGGCGTGGAAATTAAAATGATTGTTCGTGGAATTTTCTGTGCAGTAGAGCAGAAAACGTTCAAGAAAAAGATTCATGCCATCAGCATTGTAGATGAGTATTTAGAACATTCTAGAGTGATGTATTTTTACAATAAAGGCAGTGAAGATGTTTATCTTTCTTCTGCGGATTGGATGACTCGAAACCTAGATTACAGAATAGAAGCTGCTGTAAAAGTGAATCAAAAAAATCTTAAAAAAGAGCTAAAAGATTTACTGGAACTTCAATTGAAAGGCAACGTAAAAGCCAGATTTCTAGATGAGGAATTGAGTAATAAATATGTAAAAAACGAAAAAAAACCATTCCGCAGTCAAATAGAAACGTATAAATTCTTGAAAAAGAAAGCTGTTGAAAATTAATTTTTGAAAATCTCTGATTTTCTTGCGACTTCAAAACATTTTAATTTTAAAAATAATTTTACGCCATTGCGTTAAAAAAATGAGGAACATACTTTTAGCATTTTTGGTTTTTTCAAATTTTCTTTTTTCGCAAAAGAAAGACAGTTTAGTTTTTTCAGAAAAACCAAAATTCACTTCAAAACAACTCATTATCCCTGCTACTTTAATGACAGCAGGAAGCATCGTTTTAACTACAGAAAATAGAGATTTCAGTGTTACAGAAAACAAAAATTTCTTGGCTTTTGGAGATTATCCCGAAGATTACCTTCAATTTGCGCCTCATATTTCACTTTACGCTTTTGAGTGGGCAGGAATGAAACCTAAAACCGACTTCTGGAACAGAACTGCTATTTTGGCAAAATCTGAAATTCTTGTTTTTGGCAGTACTTATATTTTGAAAAAAGCGATTAAAAAGCCTCGCCCCGATGGAAGCAATGAATTTGGTTTCCCTAGCGGTCATACTGCGAATGTTTTTGCAGGTGCTACAATGCTTTCTATGGAATATGGTGATAATTACCGTTGGGTGCCCTATGTTGCTTATTCTGTAGCAACTGGAGTGGGCATTTTGAGAATTGCTCACGACAAACATTATTGGAGCGACGTGATTTTTGGGGCTGGATTAGGAATTTTATCTACTAAAATCGCTTATTGGACGCATCAATATCAATGGAATAAAAAATCAGAAAAAGATAATCTCACGATTTTATACAAAGAACATTTATAAAATTCTTCAGAAATTAATGAATTAACATACATTTACCGTTAAAATTTTTCAACATCTATGAACTTAAAAAAAATATTAGGAACATTGGTTTTGGCTTCAGTTTGTGGTTTTTCGCAAACGCAGCAATTTACCATGAACGATGCTGTTTTAGGACTTAGAACCAATCTTGCCGTAAAAAACATCAGAGATTTTTCTTTCAGCAATGATGGCAAATCTTACCTTCAAATGGTTAAAAACGCTTATCTCATCACAGATATTGCGACCAACAAGACGGATACTTTGGTTTCTATATATCAAGTGAATCAAAATCTAAATGCAGACCAAAAACTGAAAGCTCTTTCTCCACTGAAATTTTTGAACAATTCTAAAGCATATTTCTCCCAAAAAGGAAAATATTTTTGGCTTCAAAAAACGGGGAATTCTTGGCAAAAAACCGAATTCGCTTCTATTCCTGAGGATGCGGAAAACGCTCAAATTCTCCCTGACAATCAAACGATTATTTACACCATTAAAAATAATCTTTTTGTTAATATTAATGGAAAGACGCTGAAAATAACCGATGACCAAAACGAAAATATCATCAACGGACAATCGGTTCACCGAAATGAATTTGGAATTGATGGAGGAATTTTTGCAGCGCCAAATTTTCAAAAAATTGCATTTTACAGAATGGATCAAAGCATGGTTACCGACTACCCTATCATCGATTGGAGCGTAACGCCTGCAGAAAACCATAACATGAAATATCCGATGGCTGGAAATAAATCTCACGAAGTTTCCATCGGAATTTTTGATGCAAAAACTCAAACTAAAAAATTCTTAAACATTGAAGGCGACAAAGAGCAATATTTAACCAGCGTAACTTGGAGCCCTGATTCTCAATCTATTTTCGTAGCGGTTCTTAATAGAGCTCAAAACCATATGAAACTAAATCAATATGATGCAGAAACTGGAAATTTTATTAAAACACTCTTCGAAGAAAAAGATGAAAAATATGTAGAACCTCAGCATCCATTAACATTTTTACCTGGCTCAAATAAAGATTTTATCTGGCAAAGCCAAAGAACGGGTTACAATCATTTGTTTTGGTACAATACAGACAAAGGTTTGGTAAAACAAATTACAAAAGGAGATTGGTTGGTAAACGAAATTCTAGGTTTTAATGAAAAGAAAAAAGAAATTCACATCTCTTCGACCAAAGAAACGCCGCTTGAAAAACATTTGTACAAAGTAAATTGGCAAACGACTAAAATCACCAGATTAGACAAAGATGCTGGTATTCACAACGGAATTTTAAGCAAAGACGGAACACATTTGTATGATGTTTTTGCCAATGCTTCTACGCCAAGAATTGCAAATATTATCAATACGCAAACGCTTCAAACCAAAAATATTTTAACGGCAGAAAACCCACTGAAAAACTTCCAAAGACCTGACATTCAGAATATCACACTAAAAGCAGACGACGGAACTCCACTCTATGGAAAACTGATTTTACCTACTGATTTTGATAAAACTAAAAAATATCCTGTAATTGTCTATTTATACAATGGGCCTCATTTACAATTGGTTACCAATAACTTCCCAGCTTCTGGAAATCTTTGGTACGAATACATGGCGCAACGTGGCTACATTGTCTTCACAATGGACGGAAGGGGCTCTTCTAATAGAGGAATGCAATTTGAACAAGCCGTTTTCAGAAATCTAGGTGAAACTGAAATGAAAGACCAATTAAAAGGTGTAGAATATTTAAAATCTTTGCCTTTTGTAAATGCTGAAAAAATGGGAATTCACGGTTGGAGTTTCGGTGGATTTATGACCACAAGTTTTATGCTGAAATATCCTGAAGTTTTCAAAGCGGGAGTTGCAGGTGGACCTGTAATCGATTGGACTCTGTACGAAATTATGTATACAGAACGTTACATGG contains the following coding sequences:
- the ppk1 gene encoding polyphosphate kinase 1 encodes the protein MPQFNPRDITWLGFNARVLQEAMDETVPLHLRIRFLGIFSNNLDEFFRVRVAGLKRALELKEKLAVETFFDKPQRILDKINKIVIKQQEDFEKTWDKIQEEMAEQKVFIKTPKKLTEKQKEFVKKYFDEEVESNVIPILLQDHVPLPYLREKSLYLGIAMRRKDWKFSTKFAIIEVPTRANGRFVILPPENPEETDIMLLEDVIAFNLPHIFSYFGYDDFKANSFKVTKDAEFDLDNDIRTSFVEKIEKGIKSRRKGKPTRFVFDKDMDKSLVEFLIKKLNLTKRDSIIPGQKIHNFRHFMDFPDVFKNYEKPIERSSFTHPEFDHEGRITDVIVKKDVLLTFPYHTFTPVIDLLREAAMDPDVKSIQITAYRLASNSKIVNALINAVRNGKEVTVMLELRARFDEENNLEWKERLEEEGVKVLVGLPNKKVHAKLCVIKKRVNNKTIQYGFVSTGNLNEKTAKIYVDHLLMTSNRAIMADINKVFNVFRKPKIDPVLALKSCNHLLVCPHFMREKIVWHIDKEIEEAKAGRKAEMIIKVNSLSDKGLIKKLYEAAEAGVEIKMIVRGIFCAVEQKTFKKKIHAISIVDEYLEHSRVMYFYNKGSEDVYLSSADWMTRNLDYRIEAAVKVNQKNLKKELKDLLELQLKGNVKARFLDEELSNKYVKNEKKPFRSQIETYKFLKKKAVEN
- a CDS encoding phosphatase PAP2 family protein; protein product: MRNILLAFLVFSNFLFSQKKDSLVFSEKPKFTSKQLIIPATLMTAGSIVLTTENRDFSVTENKNFLAFGDYPEDYLQFAPHISLYAFEWAGMKPKTDFWNRTAILAKSEILVFGSTYILKKAIKKPRPDGSNEFGFPSGHTANVFAGATMLSMEYGDNYRWVPYVAYSVATGVGILRIAHDKHYWSDVIFGAGLGILSTKIAYWTHQYQWNKKSEKDNLTILYKEHL
- a CDS encoding S9 family peptidase; its protein translation is MNLKKILGTLVLASVCGFSQTQQFTMNDAVLGLRTNLAVKNIRDFSFSNDGKSYLQMVKNAYLITDIATNKTDTLVSIYQVNQNLNADQKLKALSPLKFLNNSKAYFSQKGKYFWLQKTGNSWQKTEFASIPEDAENAQILPDNQTIIYTIKNNLFVNINGKTLKITDDQNENIINGQSVHRNEFGIDGGIFAAPNFQKIAFYRMDQSMVTDYPIIDWSVTPAENHNMKYPMAGNKSHEVSIGIFDAKTQTKKFLNIEGDKEQYLTSVTWSPDSQSIFVAVLNRAQNHMKLNQYDAETGNFIKTLFEEKDEKYVEPQHPLTFLPGSNKDFIWQSQRTGYNHLFWYNTDKGLVKQITKGDWLVNEILGFNEKKKEIHISSTKETPLEKHLYKVNWQTTKITRLDKDAGIHNGILSKDGTHLYDVFANASTPRIANIINTQTLQTKNILTAENPLKNFQRPDIQNITLKADDGTPLYGKLILPTDFDKTKKYPVIVYLYNGPHLQLVTNNFPASGNLWYEYMAQRGYIVFTMDGRGSSNRGMQFEQAVFRNLGETEMKDQLKGVEYLKSLPFVNAEKMGIHGWSFGGFMTTSFMLKYPEVFKAGVAGGPVIDWTLYEIMYTERYMDSPKENPEGYAKANLLDKVQNLKGKLLMIHGAQDDVVVWQHSVKFLKSAVDKGVQLDYFVYPGHPHNVSGKDRVHLMQKVTDYFDLYLK